The genomic segment GGCTAAAGGGTAACCGTCCAGAGTCGTCGCGGCAGCCGACGGGGTGCCGGGGATATTTACAAGTATTGCCGACTGGCTTCCTCCGTAGATCGCTCCGCAATCCACGGATATCAAGATGGGAATAGCCACCCGAGGATCAACACCGTTTGTGAGGCCGCTCAAAAGGGCTTTGGTCATCGTGGCCGTAAGCCCCGGCAGAGCCCCCACAACTATGCCCAGAAAGGTGGCCCAAGCCATGGTG from the Acetomicrobium sp. S15 = DSM 107314 genome contains:
- a CDS encoding tripartite tricarboxylate transporter permease — translated: MRNLAISLVMEERIVTTVTRAKELRRLVERLITQPFMLFTMAWATFLGIVVGALPGLTATMTKALLSGLTNGVDPRVAIPILISVDCGAIYGGSQSAILVNIPGTPSAAATTLDGYPLA